In one window of Dermochelys coriacea isolate rDerCor1 chromosome 3, rDerCor1.pri.v4, whole genome shotgun sequence DNA:
- the MTLN gene encoding mitoregulin → MAAGSEALRERPVQLALALAFAAGVLVGWQAHRVRRRFLAWRKRRLQALLEAAQKKLDVA, encoded by the coding sequence ATGGCGGCGGGCTCGGAGGCGCTGCGGGAGCGGCCGGTGCAGCTGGCGCTGGCGCTGGCCTTCGCCGCGGGGGTGCTGGTGGGCTGGCAGGCCCACCGCGTGCGCAGGCGCTTCCTGGCCTGGAGGAAGCGGCGGCTGCAGGCTCTGCTGGAGGCCGCGCAGAAGAAGCTGGACGTGGCCTGA